In Phoenix dactylifera cultivar Barhee BC4 chromosome 11, palm_55x_up_171113_PBpolish2nd_filt_p, whole genome shotgun sequence, the following are encoded in one genomic region:
- the LOC103724111 gene encoding uncharacterized protein LOC103724111, with the protein MAINVAKASSFVRAKMTLGSPPGSTAGDAPIKPSPVPAQDGNCIDRRAAEFIRQFKHRISRPDPPPPPSPSKRSKDQRLGMYQLLGRANSGKAAVSVKINLVWISLCVLK; encoded by the exons ATGGCCATCAACGTCGCCAAGGCCTCCTCCTTTGTCCGCGCCAAGATGACTCTCGGCTCACCGCCCGGCAGCACCGCCGGAGATGCGCCCATCAAGCCTTCTCCGGTGCCGGCGCAGGATGGCAACTGCATTGACCGCCGGGCCGCTGAGTTTATACGGCAGTTCAAGCATCGGATCAGTCGACCCGATCCCCCACCTCCGCCGTCGCCCTCTAAGAG ATCCAAGGATCAAAGATTAGGCATGTATCAGCTTCTCGGAAGGGCAAATAGCGGCAAAGCTGCTGTTTCAGTTAAAATAAATCTAGTTTGGATCAGCTTGTGTGTATTAAAGTAG
- the LOC103705193 gene encoding plant UBX domain-containing protein 4-like gives MESRSTAEETALVETFISVTSATPEEARFFLESHNWLVDSAIHSFYDTSPSSPFDPHPAQPPAGDGDGADGEDDDDEDYVPENDVPPPVAVPVVRSTGSRGEKRPAAKASGARSSIRTLADLNRRSSPGSDSDSDGPQEYYTGGEKSGMLVQDPSKGDHDVDTIFEQARRMGAVQGPFEPQPSSSSRSFTGTGRLLSGDTVPSAPQQPQNVVHTIYFWTNGFTVNDGPLRRFDDPENASFLESIRKSECPKELEPADRRTTVHVNLARREEKYPEPVRRLAPFQGVGRTIGSVSSDNSVSESAVAAPASSTVPSPSAGLSVDASLPSTSIQLRLVDGTRMVARFNTHHTIGDIRAFIDASRPGAARNYQLQTVGFPPKQLTDDTKTIEEAGLANSVVIQKF, from the exons ATGGAGAGCCGCAGCACCGCGGAGGAGACGGCTCTGGTGGAGACGTTCATCAGCGTCACCTCCGCCACGCCGGAGGAAGCGCGCTTCTTCCTGGAGAGCCACAACTGGCTCGTCGATTCCGCCATCCACTCCTTCTATGACACCTCCCCTTCCTCCCCCTTCGATCCCCACCCCGCCCAACCCCCCGCCGGTGACGGAGACGGCGCCGACGGAGAGGATGACGACGATGAGGATTATGTGCCGGAGAACGACGTTCCGCCGCCGGTCGCCGTTCCGGTCGTCCGGTCCACGGGGTCGCGGGGGGAAAAGAGGCCGGCGGCGAAGGCCTCCGGGGCCCGCTCGTCCATCCGCACCCTGGCGGATCTTAACCGGCGGTCTAGTCCCGGATCTGACAGCGATTCGGATGGGCCTCAGGAGTACTATACTGGAGGCGAGAAAAG TGGAATGCTTGTTCAAGATCCTTCGAAAGGTGATCATGATGTGGATACAATATTTGAGCAAGCTAGGCGGATGGGAGCTGTGCAGGGGCCTTTTGAGCCTCAACCGTCTTCAAGCTCAAGAAGTTTTACTGGGACAGGTAGACTACTATCAGGTGACACAGTACCATCGGCTCCTCAACAGCCTCAGAATGTCGTTCATACTATCTATTTCTGGACCAATGGGTTTACTGTAAATGATGGTCCACTGAGGAGATTTGATGATCCTGAGAATGCATCCTTTCTAGAG AGCATCAGGAAGTCTGAATGCCCTAAAGAGCTTGAACCAGCAGATAGGAGGACAACTGTTCATGTCAATCTTGCAAGGAGGGAAGAAAAGTATCCT GAACCTGTGAGACGTCTTGCTCCATTTCAAGGTGTAGGAAGAACTATAGGCAGTGTATCTTCGGATAATTCAGTCTCTGAGTCTGCAGTTGCTGCTCCTGCCTCCAGTACTGTTCCTTCCCCATCTGCTGGCCTTTCAGTTGACGCTTCTTTGCCATCTACCTCTATTCAGCTAAGGTTGGTAGATGGCACTCGTATGGTTGCACGTTTCAATACTCACCATACAATAGGTGATATTCGGGCATTCATTGATGCATCAAGACCTGGAGCAGCAAGAAACTACCAGCTGCAGACCGTTGGTTTTCCGCCCAAGCAGCTTACTGATGATACCAAGACAATTGAGGAAGCAGGGCTCGCCAATTCAGTTGTCATTCAGAAATTCTAA